DNA sequence from the Cetobacterium somerae ATCC BAA-474 genome:
ATATTTCTATGACAATAGTGTTATAGAGAAAGCTAAAGCAGTACTTCCATCAGAAAGAGGGGAGTTAGAAATAACCTCTATAAATGAGATGTATTTAAAAGAAAATACACTAAATGTTATAAGCCTTGGAAGAGGTATGGCTTGGCTTGATACAGGAACTTTTGATGGACTTTTAGAAGCTAGTAACTTTGTAAAAACTATTCAAACTAGACAAGGAATTATGATTGCATGTCTAGAGGAAATAGCATATAATAAAGGTTGGATAGATGATATCAAACTTTTAGAGCGTAGTAGATCTCTAGAGAAAACATCTTATGGAGAGTATCTGCTTAGTTTATTAAAAAACCATGATTAATTCATGGTTATTTTTTTATGAGGTGATTTTATGATGACAGGACTAGTGGTAATAGAACCAAAAATATATAGTGATGAAAGAGGATTTTTTTATGAATTCTTCAATAAACAACAACTTTTAAAATATGGAATAGATGAGGAGTTTGTACAAGGAAATCACTCTAAAAGTAGTTTTGGAGTATTGAGAGGGTTACATTTTCAAAAACAGCAAGCTCAAGGAAAACTAATAAGAGTATTAAAAGGAGAGATTTTAGATGTTGTTGTAGATTTAAGAAAGGGTAGTGAAACCTTTGGAAAATATTTTAAAATAGTTTTAAGTGAAAATAACAAAAAAATGCTGTTTGTACCTAAAGGTTTTGCTCATGGTTTTTTAACACTACAAGATGATACAGAGATAGAGTATCTATGTACAGATTTCTATGCACCAGCTTTTGAGTCAGGAGTATTGTGGAGTGATAAAGATTTGAAGATAGATTGGGAACTAGAAAAGTATGGTTTAAAAGTGAAGGATCTAATAATATCTGAAAAAGATAAAAACCAAAGTACACTAAAAGAGTTTTTAGAAAAAGGTGGTGAGATAAATTGATACTGATAACAGGTGGAGCAGGACAATTAGCTACAGAGTTTCAAAGATTTTTTAAGAAAAATAGTATAGATTTCTTAGCACCAAATAGACTAGAGTTGGATATAACTGATTTTGATAAAGTGAGAGATTATATTTTAAAAAATGATGTAGGTTTAGTAATTAACTGCGCTGCATATAATTTAGTTGATAAAGCTGAAGAGGAAAAGGATAGTGCATATATGATAAATGCCTATGCAGTTGAAAATTTAGCTAAAATATGTAGAGAAAGAAAGATTGAGTTTGTAACATATTCTACAGACTTTGTTTTTGATGGAAATAAAGGTAATGAATACATCGAAGAGGATGAGATAAATCCAATATCTGTCTATGGGCGTAGTAAAGCTTTAGGAGAGAGATTAGCTTTAGAAGAAAATCGAAAAACTTTTATTTTTAGAGTATCTTGGGTTTTTGGTGAAGAGGGTAAAAACTTTATAGAACAGGTAAAAACTTGGGCTAATACTAGAGAGAGTATAAAAATAGCTACAGATCAAATATCATCTCCTACAAGTACAAAAGATATAGTTGAAATAACTTGGAAAATATTAAATTTAAGAGATAGAGATTATGGAATATATCATCTAAGTGGTTCTGAAGAAACATCTCGTTATGAACAAGGAAAATATATTTTAGAAAGGTTAGGATATAAAGGAAATATTTTAGAGGGAAGATGTTTAGATTTTACATCTTATGATATTAGACCTAAATATTCAAAATTAAGTAGCAGAAAAATAGAGAATATTTTGCGAATAAAAATACCTAACTGGCGTAGTAGAGTTGATGAGTATTTAAAGGTTGGAAAAACTTATTTAGTAACAGGTGGAGCAGGGTTTATTGGTGCAAACTTTGTTAAATATATGTTAGAAAAGCATAACGATATAAAGTTAGTTGTACTAGATAAACTAACTTATGCAGGAAATCTTGGAACAATAAGAGAGGAGTTAAAAGACTCAAGAGTTTCTTTTGTTAAGGGAGATATCTGTAATAGAGAAC
Encoded proteins:
- the rfbC gene encoding dTDP-4-dehydrorhamnose 3,5-epimerase, with the protein product MMTGLVVIEPKIYSDERGFFYEFFNKQQLLKYGIDEEFVQGNHSKSSFGVLRGLHFQKQQAQGKLIRVLKGEILDVVVDLRKGSETFGKYFKIVLSENNKKMLFVPKGFAHGFLTLQDDTEIEYLCTDFYAPAFESGVLWSDKDLKIDWELEKYGLKVKDLIISEKDKNQSTLKEFLEKGGEIN